TCGCGTTTGCAGGTAGGGCATATAAGGCCAGAAGTTGTGGGCGTCAACAACGCTTCGTTTGCAGAGGTGGTCGCATTCTGTCCTTCCTGCTGTGGAGAAGGAAGAATCTGCTGCGGTCGCGCTGCTTTAACTTTCTGCGCTAAAGTGTCCTGGTTCTCAGGTGGTTTGCGTACGATCTTCTTGTGCTGCGCCGCCAACGGAGGAGGTTGTGCTTGGCTTAGGGCGGGAACGGACAAAGGAATCGGCTGTGAAGCAGAAGCTGGCGCTGCAGTAGAAGGTTTACTTTGTGGCTTTGGCGCTGTTTGCATTGAGATTCGACTGATTGTAATATTCTGTTTGTTCAGCATGGGCAGTTTCGCGGGATTGGATGTCTGAGCTGGTGCTGGCAACGTTGCAGGCTGCTTGGACACCTTGGTGATCGTTGTATTCGAGGAGAGCCGCTGCATGGCAACCTGATTGGCTGATGTCGCTGTCGGGGCGCCTGAAACAGAGAGTCCTGCGGTCTGCTGTTGCTTCACCTGGGTTTGTGGCCTTGCCTGGGTCGGCAATCGCTTGAGTTCGTTGGTGGACAAACCACTGCTACCACCTGAGGGCGAGGCCAAATTAGTTTTGCTCTTTGGCGATGGCATCTGTTTTTGCTTTGGTGAAGGTGTCTTAAAAGTTGGGGGGTCCTTGCTGCTAGTGGGAGTGGTTGGAGTTGTTGGAATGTTGGTCACATTCCTTATCACCAACTGTGAATTGTTGGTGCTTGCATGTGGAGATCTAATGATTTGCTGAGAGGTCACTTGCGCCGTATTTGGCAGTTGGGTaagctgttgttgctgttgaatCTGCTGAGGGGGCGGTGGCTGCGGCGCCAGAAATTGGTTTTGCGTCACAGTCGTGCCCTGGAAGTTGCTTCCTGCATTACCCAGCGTCTGTGGTGTCAATTGCAGAGTAGCCGGAATAGATGTTGGTGTCAGCTGCATGATTGGCTGGCCATCGGCAGTGGCCAGCTGAGGCTGAAGTTTCATTTGTACCTGGTATGTCGTGGGCAGGACTAGGTTCTTGGTGTCTATGTGCGCCACGATTTGCTGGTCCGAATTCTCGTCCCGAATTGTGATGGGAAGAAAGCACTTGTTTGGTGATAGCAGGTTGTTAGTAGACTGGGGACCCGCCAGGCTTGAGAGTAGGGCAGCAGCGTTTAACTGCGTCTGGGCAGGAACTGCCCCTGCTGTTGCCACTCCTCCGCCACCGGGCATCAACTGCAGCTGTATTTGCGGCTGACTGCCACCGAATTGCGGAATCGATGTGGTGAAATGGGGCGTTGTGGGCGAAGAGAGCACAAAGTTTAACTTTGGCTTTTTGCTGTCGCCAGAACCAGAGGCATCATCCTGGGCGACAGAGTACTGAGTGGTAGCCTGTAACTGATTCGTCAGTtgctgtagctgctgctgaagCTGAATTTGTTGAAGCTGTTGCCACAGAGGCTGCAGTTGCTCGCCTAGCTGGGGTTGTAACTGCAACTGAGTAGGGTTTACTGTGGGTGTTACCGTCTGCGACTGCAAAGAATGTTGTAGCTGGGGCTTGGCAGGTGAAATGGGCTCCTTCTTCCCCAGCGGCGTTATCTTGATGTCTGGCTTGTGGCGTATAAACTCTTCCAAAACACTGAGTGAATAGAAAGATATAGAGATAATCATCATGAAAGTGATTTTCCACTTACGTCTGtctttcgctttttatttgaACTTCCGGAATAgattgatgctgctgctgctgtactCCATTGTCCATCGTAATCGTGTACTGCTGCTGGGGCTGAAGGTTTACCGCCTGGATGATGCTGTTCAAGAGATTTCCGGACTGCTGAGCTCCATTAGCAATTGCTGGAGCTGCCTGCGCCACGCTAAGGCTCTTCCCAGTTTCATCGACCGCATCCCGAATGTATAACTTGTCGCTGCTCGGCGC
This genomic stretch from Drosophila yakuba strain Tai18E2 chromosome 3R, Prin_Dyak_Tai18E2_2.1, whole genome shotgun sequence harbors:
- the LOC6537054 gene encoding transcription factor Sp2; protein product: MAAAGNNVRCINYYDLCRICTDSSDHKTNIYSPEGRAKNLSNKIFECLSLQIDEKDRLPKVVCAQCVQLVEQIHGLRATCRNSQTMLNNCLNIRPAPSSDKLYIRDAVDETGKSLSVAQAAPAIANGAQQSGNLLNSIIQAVNLQPQQQYTITMDNGVQQQQHQSIPEVQIKSERQTVLEEFIRHKPDIKITPLGKKEPISPAKPQLQHSLQSQTVTPTVNPTQLQLQPQLGEQLQPLWQQLQQIQLQQQLQQLTNQLQATTQYSVAQDDASGSGDSKKPKLNFVLSSPTTPHFTTSIPQFGGSQPQIQLQLMPGGGGVATAGAVPAQTQLNAAALLSSLAGPQSTNNLLSPNKCFLPITIRDENSDQQIVAHIDTKNLVLPTTYQVQMKLQPQLATADGQPIMQLTPTSIPATLQLTPQTLGNAGSNFQGTTVTQNQFLAPQPPPPQQIQQQQQLTQLPNTAQVTSQQIIRSPHASTNNSQLVIRNVTNIPTTPTTPTSSKDPPTFKTPSPKQKQMPSPKSKTNLASPSGGSSGLSTNELKRLPTQARPQTQVKQQQTAGLSVSGAPTATSANQVAMQRLSSNTTITKVSKQPATLPAPAQTSNPAKLPMLNKQNITISRISMQTAPKPQSKPSTAAPASASQPIPLSVPALSQAQPPPLAAQHKKIVRKPPENQDTLAQKVKAARPQQILPSPQQEGQNATTSANEALLTPTTSGLICPTCKREFKKKEHLTQHVKLHAGLRPFKCSEEGCDKTFSRKEHLSRHLISHSGQKMYTCEVCKKPFSRKDNLNKHKRIHTQTATETLYCCDVCNKNFATKLHYEKHREMHKKTRPESAAPGATVPPAAAPAITQVRSNGQVPNKAVFEIKQRSAQQPQQTQAQQQPAQVMHVVTTQDLAGNTITITQAPDSASLANYVQLGFSQFQNPSAPAAK